One part of the Gossypium raimondii isolate GPD5lz chromosome 1, ASM2569854v1, whole genome shotgun sequence genome encodes these proteins:
- the LOC105777186 gene encoding receptor-like protein 19: protein MKRWLIPSYFVIFSLFFTYNSSALTLPFCPHDQSAALIQFNSSFSIDCSGFRQPSISRAKTISWEEGTNCCLWDGVKCDTETGNVIALDLSFSCLFGPFPSNNTLFLLRHLRQLNLAGNDFRFSPMASQFGQLTSLTHLNISWSSFIGKVPPEISRLSKLLSLDLSMSGLMFEGHVFENMVANLTQLRHLLLSEVNMSQVVPTSFLNMSSYIQTLVLENNYELHGKFPEDVFRFPYLQKFRVSSNFLELKFPKTNWSAPLKSLQVTLSYLEELPDSIGDLTSLEILDLPVNHLGGPIPASLGNLTQLKYLDLSDNNLSGVLPVSAFNLRQVQFVDFSGNKLAGSFPSQVSELSQLSILDLDRNFLSGRVPSWLFSLPSLVLLRLSNNKLTGPIDQFDKVTPLEEAYLQNNEIEGPVPGSIALLVNLIYLDLSSNKLSGNFDLDKLSKLKKLESLTLSNNALLSFTSESKANYSLPNLLSLNLSSCDIIDFPDFVRNLEGLRELDLSNNRIHVIEANMFVKLKELQRLDLSHNSLLSLSNSGNLSLFLPNLGYLSLSSCNLTAFANFLTIQESLRELYLSNNSIQGQITKQERTWGSNLVILDLSNNLLTVVEYYPWRNIKVLRLDSNLLEGPLLVPPPSISVFSISNNKLTGEVPYSICEFGTEIDAALDLSHNNLSGVIPKCAGLANIAYLDLHANNFHGNIPDFCVNENNMLSTLNLNDNDFDGPLPKSLANCLLLEVLILGNNKINDTFPYSLGNLPSLQVLVLRSNNFHGQVTNPDNQSYFSNLRILDLSHNNFSGYLPTNFFKSLEGMMGLADVDMAYMGDRFQYYTDSMVLTMKGEDIVLERILTIFAAIDMSSNKFEGTIPETVGNLISLQVLNFSHNHLTGHIPSSLGNLVALESLDLSCNELVGEIPSELTGLNFLEVLNLSENQLVGLIPQGKQFNTFLNDSYAGNIGLCGFPVSKSCGRSEPPPAIFDEEEVDSAFGLDWKFVMMGYGCGLVFGFSAGYIMMTIRKPKWLVVMIQRAGNRVLRRFKKYR from the coding sequence ATGAAAAGGTGGTTAATACCATCGTATTTTGTGATCTTTTCCCTCTTCTTTACCTATAATTCTTCTGCTCTAACATTACCGTTTTGCCCTCATGACCAAAGTGCTGCCTTAATCCAATTCAACAGCTCCTTTTCCATTGATTGTTCCGGTTTTAGGCAACCATCTATATCCAGGGCTAAGACAATCTCCTGGGAGGAAGGAACAAACTGTTGCTTGTGGGATGGGGTTAAGTGTGATACTGAAACAGGGAATGTGATTGCCCTTGATCTTAGTTTCAGCTGCCTTTTTGGCCCTTTCCCCTCTAACAACACCCTCTTCCTACTCCGCCATCTCCGTCAGCTTAACCTTGCCGGGAATGATTTCAGATTCTCCCCAATGGCATCCCAGTTTGGTCAATTGACTAGTTTGACCCATCTAAACATCTCCTGGTCGAGCTTTATTGGTAAAGTTCCACCTGAAATCTCTCGCCTTTCTAAACTATTATCCCTTGATTTATCCATGTCTGGTTTGATGTTTGAAGGGCATGTCTTTGAAAATATGGTCGCAAACTTGACACAACTAAGACACCTTCTCCTCTCAGAAGTCAATATGTCTCAAGTTGTTCCTACTTCTTTCCTTAACATGTCTTCTTACATACAAACTCTTGTCCTCGAGAATAATTACGAACTGCACGGAAAGTTCCCTGAAGATGTTTTCCGCTTTCCTTACTTACAAAAGTTCCGTGTTTCTAGTAATTTTCTTGAACTTAAGTTCCCAAAGACTAATTGGAGTGCTCCCCTCAAGTCACTGCAAGTAACGTTGTCATATTTGGAGGAACTGCCTGATTCAATTGGTGACCTTACATCTCTGGAGATATTGGATCTTCCTGTTAATCATTTAGGAGGGCCAATTCCAGCATCTCTTGGCAACCTCACCCAACTAAAGTATTTAGATCTTTCCGATAATAACCTTAGTGGTGTTTTGCCAGTTTCAGCTTTTAACCTTAGACAAGTTCAATTTGTAGATTTTTCAGGAAACAAGTTGGCTGGTTCCTTTCCTTCTCAAGTAAGTGAACTTTCACAACTTAGTATTCTAGACCTTGATCGCAACTTTCTCAGTGGCAGGGTACCGTCCTGGTTGTTTTCTCTTCCATCTTTAGTTTTGTTGAGGCTCAGTAATAACAAGCTTACTGGTCCAATTGACCAATTTGACAAGGTTACTCCATTGGAGGAGGCTTATTTGCAGAACAATGAGATAGAGGGTCCAGTTCCTGGTTCTATTGCCCTACTTGTGAACCTTATTTATCTTGATCTTTCCTCCAATAAGTTGAGTGGGAATTTTGACTTGGACAAACTATCAAAGCTCAAAAAACTTGAGTCTCTTACTCTCTCAAATAACGCTTTGCTATCATTTACCAGTGAAAGCAAGGCCAATTACTCCTTGCCTAATCTTTTGTCACTAAACCTCTCTTCTTGTGACATCATTGATTTTCCAGATTTTGTAAGGAATCTAGAAGGTTTGAGAGAGTTAGACCTTTCGAACAATCGAATCCATGTCATTGAAGCAAATATGTTTGTGAAGCTTAAAGAACTTCAAAGACTGGATCTGTCACACAACAGCCTGCTATCCCTGAGCAACAGTGGCAACCTTAGTCTTTTCTTGCCAAATCTTGGTTACTTGTCATTGTCATCATGTAATCTAACTGCATTTGCAAATTTCTTGACAATACAAGAGAGTTTGCGAGAGTTATACCTTTCGAACAACAGCATTCAAGGCCAAATTACCAAACAAGAAAGAACTTGGGGAAGCAACCTAGTGATTCTTGATCTTTCTAACAATTTGTTGACAGTTGTAGAATATTATCCATGGAGGAATATAAAAGTTCTTAGGCTTGACTCCAACCTGCTAGAAGGGCCACTTCTAGTACCACCGCCTTCCATATCTGTTTTCTCCATCTCAAACAACAAATTAACGGGAGAAGTTCCATATTCGATTTGCGAATTCGGCACAGAAATTGATGCAGCTCTCGACTTGTCTCATAACAACTTGAGTGGAGTAATTCCAAAATGTGCAGGCTTGGCAAATATTGCTTACCTGGATTTGCATGCGAATAATTTTCATGGAAACATCCCTGATTTTTGTGTTAATGAAAACAATATGTTAAGTACACTTAATCTCAACGACAATGATTTTGATGGGCCATTACCTAAATCCTTGGCCAACTGTCTTCTTTTGGAAGTGTTGATTCTTGGAAACAACAAGATAAATGACACATTTCCCTATTCGTTGGGAAATCTTCCTTCGCTTCAAGTGCTTGTCTTGCGCTCCAACAATTTCCATGGTCAAGTAACCAATCCAGACAACCAATCTTATTTCTCAAATCTGCGAATCTTAGACCTCTCCCATAATAATTTCTCTGGTTATCTGCCAACAAATTTCTTCAAGAGTCTTGAAGGTATGATGGGTTTGGCCGATGTTGATATGGCTTATATGGGAGATCGTTTTCAATATTACACAGATTCCATGGTTCTCACAATGAAAGGTGAGGACATTGTGCTAGAGAGAATTCTAACTATTTTTGCAGCCATCGATATGTCAAGCAACAAATTCGAAGGAACAATTCCAGAAACAGTTGGAAACCTTATTTCTCTCCAGGTGCTCAACTTTTCTCACAACCACTTAACCGGTCATATTCCTTCCTCATTGGGGAATTTGGTAGCACTTGAGTCGCTAGATCTTTCTTGCAACGAGCTTGTTGGGGAGATTCCTTCGGAGTTGACTggtttgaattttcttgaaGTGTTAAACCTGTCAGAGAACCAGCTCGTTGGGCTCATACCTCAGGGAAAACAATTCAACACCTTTCTCAACGATTCCTACGCAGGCAATATAGGACTGTGTGGGTTTCCCGTTTCAAAAAGCTGCGGCCGTAGTGAACCACCACCAGCAATTTTTGATGAAGAGGAAGTTGATTCTGCATTTGGATTGGATTGGAAATTTGTAATGATGGGTTATGGGTGTGGATTGGTTTTTGGATTTTCAGCTGGTTACATCATGATGACAATTCGGAAACCAAAATGGCTTGTTGTGATGATTCAACGCGCAGGCAACAGAGTTCTTAGGAGATTCAAGAAATATCGTTGA